Proteins encoded within one genomic window of Methanobacterium sp. Maddingley MBC34:
- a CDS encoding uridylate kinase, putative (PFAM: Amino acid kinase family~TIGRFAM: uridylate kinase, putative): MRVVITVGGSIIIRNHDYKKFQDYAKVLKSMAAEHQIMVVVGGGKTARDYIGIARDLGASEALCDDIGIEVTRLNARLLITALGNDAYPRVPHNFAEALEFSTTGKIVVMGGTEPAHSTDAVGSILAEFVGADLLLNATSVDGLYDKDPNKYPDAKMFPEITPKEMMGMLADKEMKAGTYEFLDKTAIQIIARSRIKTVIFNGENPENLKKALNDNIGTLIKPDA; the protein is encoded by the coding sequence ATGCGTGTAGTGATCACAGTAGGTGGATCCATAATAATCAGGAACCACGATTATAAAAAATTTCAGGATTATGCAAAGGTATTGAAGAGTATGGCAGCAGAACACCAGATCATGGTGGTGGTAGGTGGTGGAAAGACTGCCAGGGATTACATTGGAATAGCCAGGGATCTGGGGGCATCGGAAGCCCTCTGTGATGATATAGGAATTGAAGTCACCCGACTCAACGCAAGACTACTTATAACAGCCCTGGGAAACGATGCTTATCCACGGGTACCACACAACTTTGCTGAGGCACTTGAATTTTCCACCACGGGTAAGATCGTGGTTATGGGAGGTACTGAACCCGCACACAGCACTGATGCCGTGGGCAGTATCCTGGCAGAATTTGTTGGGGCGGATTTACTCTTAAACGCCACTTCTGTTGATGGTTTATATGATAAAGATCCCAACAAGTACCCCGATGCAAAAATGTTCCCAGAGATCACCCCCAAGGAGATGATGGGCATGCTCGCTGATAAGGAAATGAAAGCCGGTACCTATGAATTCCTGGATAAAACCGCCATACAGATCATAGCTCGTTCCAGGATAAAAACCGTCATTTTCAACGGAGAAAATCCTGAAAACTTAAAAAAAGCATTGAATGATAACATAGGCACTTTAATTAAACCAGATGCATAA
- a CDS encoding putative protein containing a Zn-ribbon (PFAM: Uncharacterized protein containing a Zn-ribbon (DUF2116)) — MIEQHKHCPVCGTPMPMSERFCSPNCEQIALANQKKVQKTKRMLYILFALFILVWLVFMLRGQIGF; from the coding sequence ATGATTGAACAACACAAGCACTGTCCTGTTTGCGGGACACCCATGCCCATGAGTGAAAGGTTTTGCTCACCCAACTGTGAGCAGATAGCCCTGGCCAACCAGAAAAAAGTCCAAAAAACCAAGAGAATGCTTTACATTTTATTTGCTTTATTCATACTGGTCTGGTTGGTTTTCATGTTAAGGGGTCAGATAGGATTTTAA
- a CDS encoding hypothetical protein (PFAM: Domain of unknown function (DUF74)), with protein sequence MLVLTTPTIEGKKINEYYGLVTGESLLGANVYKDMFSGVRDVVGGRTSAYEEELKKAREVALKSMKEKATDKGANAVIGTRLAYHNLGGTMGNTIMVTVFGTAVSYQE encoded by the coding sequence ATGCTTGTTTTAACCACTCCAACCATCGAGGGGAAAAAAATCAATGAATATTATGGTTTAGTCACTGGTGAGTCCCTTTTAGGAGCAAATGTTTACAAAGATATGTTTTCAGGTGTGCGGGATGTAGTGGGAGGCAGAACATCTGCCTATGAAGAAGAACTGAAAAAAGCCAGAGAAGTTGCTTTAAAAAGTATGAAGGAAAAAGCTACAGATAAAGGGGCTAATGCAGTTATTGGCACACGTCTGGCCTATCACAACCTGGGAGGAACCATGGGGAATACCATTATGGTCACTGTTTTTGGAACTGCGGTTTCCTATCAGGAGTAA
- a CDS encoding hypothetical protein (PFAM: Domain of unknown function (DUF74)) — translation MLTSVVNFLKEKRWAFAAILIGTGTGFLSAVICVMGNLVIFGFNIMFIVSPLIAGFVETYLARRLYGKSTGAISALLIFIIINAYAWIFPQDPIVLNFFTLGGLALMVQAAFPILINYILFVVFLGVLTYAIGYLGNLLSKVMNKVRRKPSEGEMKGENLKDKDSLKAPQLSFMDDLDVPIVSIPHMEGGKIIKHIGIVTGDAMVKESSEGISKLSKKAQLEDMNLDEAREVAIVRMLDDANKMGANTVIEVLIDYNSIGGLKGSATIVTATGTAVVYE, via the coding sequence TTGTTAACATCGGTTGTGAATTTTTTAAAAGAAAAACGATGGGCGTTTGCTGCTATACTCATAGGAACCGGTACTGGCTTTTTGTCAGCGGTAATCTGTGTTATGGGGAATTTAGTAATTTTTGGGTTTAACATAATGTTCATTGTATCTCCACTAATAGCTGGTTTTGTGGAAACATACCTTGCCCGACGTCTGTACGGTAAAAGTACAGGAGCAATCAGCGCACTTTTAATATTCATAATTATAAATGCCTATGCATGGATTTTCCCTCAAGACCCAATTGTGCTCAATTTTTTCACATTAGGGGGTTTGGCCCTGATGGTACAGGCAGCATTTCCCATACTCATCAATTACATACTCTTCGTTGTATTTCTGGGAGTTTTAACTTATGCCATTGGATATCTGGGAAATTTACTATCTAAGGTTATGAATAAGGTCCGCAGAAAACCTTCTGAAGGTGAAATGAAGGGGGAAAACCTTAAAGACAAAGATTCCTTAAAAGCTCCACAGTTAAGCTTTATGGATGATCTGGATGTTCCTATTGTATCTATACCGCACATGGAGGGTGGTAAGATTATCAAACACATTGGTATTGTAACTGGAGATGCAATGGTAAAGGAAAGTTCGGAAGGTATTTCCAAGTTGTCTAAAAAAGCCCAATTAGAGGATATGAATTTGGATGAGGCTAGAGAGGTAGCTATCGTCAGAATGTTGGACGATGCCAATAAAATGGGTGCCAATACGGTGATTGAAGTTTTGATTGATTACAATTCAATTGGAGGATTAAAGGGAAGTGCAACTATAGTTACAGCTACAGGAACTGCAGTTGTGTATGAATAA